A genome region from Paralichthys olivaceus isolate ysfri-2021 chromosome 6, ASM2471397v2, whole genome shotgun sequence includes the following:
- the tp53inp2 gene encoding tumor protein p53-inducible nuclear protein 2 isoform X1: MFQRLSNLLFGEVEEVAAELKGPNPCVTEADEEGWMLVNLPEESDSMIQAEDETGAPLIAQSSPDSNLSHHQDTHARTEFPIPHPPNKRRRTHKGQARIAIATSDPLSCPSASPSDLGAITPVTLPRRARLSMPSSTPSMSPGSGSECGGSGGSSRAGSERGCMDESWFVTPPPCFTAEGATAEASPMEDLLIEHPSMSVYVSPNNFSMVSNSNLSVVGEESIVSPASSMSRVTEPAAAPATRSTIPTRVSRGAAAQAGALAKVTQVARVQRGKARIERRHLGRNRIQRQNRTREQVPRHAAHARNTFLHQPSKRNVCH, encoded by the exons ATGTTTCAACGTCTGAGCAACCTGTTGTttggggaggtggaggaggtcgCAGCTGAGCTGAAGGGACCCAACCCCTGCGTGACGGAGGCTGACGAGGAGGGATGGATGCTCGTCAATCTACCCG AAGAGTCTGACAGCATGATTCAGGCAGAGGATGAGACGGGAGCTCCGCTAATTGCACAATCATCCCCCGACAGTAACCTATCACATCATCAAGACACACATGCAAGGACTGAATTCCCCATTCCCCACCCGCCTAACAAGCGCCGTAGGACACATAAAGGTCAGGCACGAATTGCAATAGCAACATCAGACCCCCTGTCTTGCCCTAGCGCTAGCCCATCAGACTTGGGTGCCATTACACCCGTGACCCTGCCAAGGCGGGCCAGACTGTCCATGCCCTCCTCCACCCCGTCGATGTCCCCTGGCTCTGGGAGTGAGTGTGGGGGCAGTGGGGGTAGCAGTAGGGCAGGCTCAGAGAGAGGCTGCATGGATGAGAGCTGGTTTGTCACCCCTCCCCCCTGTTTCACTGCAGAGGGAGCTACAGCAGAGGCCAGCCCGATGGAGGACCTGCTCATCGAGCACCCCAGCATGTCTGTGTACGTCTCGCCAAACAACTTTTCCATGGTGTCCAACAGCAACCTGTCTGTGGTGGGAGAGGAAAGCATTGTCAGCCCGGCGAGCAGCATGAG CAGAGTGACTGAACCAGCTGCTGCCCCCGCCACCCGCAGCACTATCCCCACCAGGGTGAGCCGTGGAGCAGCTGCCCAGGCCGGAGCCCTGGCCAAGGTCACCCAAGTGGCCAGGGTCCAGCGTGGCAAAGCTCGCATCGAGAGGCGTCATCTGGGCCGCAACCGCATCCAACGCCAAAACCGCACCAGGGAGCAGGTCCCTCGCCACGCAGCGCACGCCAGAAACACCTTTCTTCACCAGCCCAGCAAGCGTAACGTCTGCCACTAA
- the tp53inp2 gene encoding tumor protein p53-inducible nuclear protein 2 isoform X2, which yields MFQRLSNLLFGEVEEVAAELKGPNPCVTEADEEGWMLVNLPESDSMIQAEDETGAPLIAQSSPDSNLSHHQDTHARTEFPIPHPPNKRRRTHKGQARIAIATSDPLSCPSASPSDLGAITPVTLPRRARLSMPSSTPSMSPGSGSECGGSGGSSRAGSERGCMDESWFVTPPPCFTAEGATAEASPMEDLLIEHPSMSVYVSPNNFSMVSNSNLSVVGEESIVSPASSMSRVTEPAAAPATRSTIPTRVSRGAAAQAGALAKVTQVARVQRGKARIERRHLGRNRIQRQNRTREQVPRHAAHARNTFLHQPSKRNVCH from the exons ATGTTTCAACGTCTGAGCAACCTGTTGTttggggaggtggaggaggtcgCAGCTGAGCTGAAGGGACCCAACCCCTGCGTGACGGAGGCTGACGAGGAGGGATGGATGCTCGTCAATCTACCCG AGTCTGACAGCATGATTCAGGCAGAGGATGAGACGGGAGCTCCGCTAATTGCACAATCATCCCCCGACAGTAACCTATCACATCATCAAGACACACATGCAAGGACTGAATTCCCCATTCCCCACCCGCCTAACAAGCGCCGTAGGACACATAAAGGTCAGGCACGAATTGCAATAGCAACATCAGACCCCCTGTCTTGCCCTAGCGCTAGCCCATCAGACTTGGGTGCCATTACACCCGTGACCCTGCCAAGGCGGGCCAGACTGTCCATGCCCTCCTCCACCCCGTCGATGTCCCCTGGCTCTGGGAGTGAGTGTGGGGGCAGTGGGGGTAGCAGTAGGGCAGGCTCAGAGAGAGGCTGCATGGATGAGAGCTGGTTTGTCACCCCTCCCCCCTGTTTCACTGCAGAGGGAGCTACAGCAGAGGCCAGCCCGATGGAGGACCTGCTCATCGAGCACCCCAGCATGTCTGTGTACGTCTCGCCAAACAACTTTTCCATGGTGTCCAACAGCAACCTGTCTGTGGTGGGAGAGGAAAGCATTGTCAGCCCGGCGAGCAGCATGAG CAGAGTGACTGAACCAGCTGCTGCCCCCGCCACCCGCAGCACTATCCCCACCAGGGTGAGCCGTGGAGCAGCTGCCCAGGCCGGAGCCCTGGCCAAGGTCACCCAAGTGGCCAGGGTCCAGCGTGGCAAAGCTCGCATCGAGAGGCGTCATCTGGGCCGCAACCGCATCCAACGCCAAAACCGCACCAGGGAGCAGGTCCCTCGCCACGCAGCGCACGCCAGAAACACCTTTCTTCACCAGCCCAGCAAGCGTAACGTCTGCCACTAA
- the tp53inp2 gene encoding tumor protein p53-inducible nuclear protein 2 isoform X5, protein MFQRLSNLLFGEVEEVAAELKGPNPCVTEADEEGWMLVNLPEGATAEASPMEDLLIEHPSMSVYVSPNNFSMVSNSNLSVVGEESIVSPASSMSRVTEPAAAPATRSTIPTRVSRGAAAQAGALAKVTQVARVQRGKARIERRHLGRNRIQRQNRTREQVPRHAAHARNTFLHQPSKRNVCH, encoded by the exons ATGTTTCAACGTCTGAGCAACCTGTTGTttggggaggtggaggaggtcgCAGCTGAGCTGAAGGGACCCAACCCCTGCGTGACGGAGGCTGACGAGGAGGGATGGATGCTCGTCAATCTACCCG AGGGAGCTACAGCAGAGGCCAGCCCGATGGAGGACCTGCTCATCGAGCACCCCAGCATGTCTGTGTACGTCTCGCCAAACAACTTTTCCATGGTGTCCAACAGCAACCTGTCTGTGGTGGGAGAGGAAAGCATTGTCAGCCCGGCGAGCAGCATGAG CAGAGTGACTGAACCAGCTGCTGCCCCCGCCACCCGCAGCACTATCCCCACCAGGGTGAGCCGTGGAGCAGCTGCCCAGGCCGGAGCCCTGGCCAAGGTCACCCAAGTGGCCAGGGTCCAGCGTGGCAAAGCTCGCATCGAGAGGCGTCATCTGGGCCGCAACCGCATCCAACGCCAAAACCGCACCAGGGAGCAGGTCCCTCGCCACGCAGCGCACGCCAGAAACACCTTTCTTCACCAGCCCAGCAAGCGTAACGTCTGCCACTAA
- the tp53inp2 gene encoding tumor protein p53-inducible nuclear protein 2 isoform X3, giving the protein MFQRLSNLLFGEVEEVAAELKGPNPCVTEADEEGWMLVNLPEESDSMIQAEDETGAPLIAQSSPDSNLSHHQDTHARTEFPIPHPPNKRRRTHKGQARIAIATSDPLSCPSASPSDLGAITPVTLPRRARLSMPSSTPSMSPGSGSECGGSGGSSRAGSERGCMDESWFVTPPPCFTAEGATAEASPMEDLLIEHPSMSVYVSPNNFSMVSNSNLSVVGEESIVSPASSMRVTEPAAAPATRSTIPTRVSRGAAAQAGALAKVTQVARVQRGKARIERRHLGRNRIQRQNRTREQVPRHAAHARNTFLHQPSKRNVCH; this is encoded by the exons ATGTTTCAACGTCTGAGCAACCTGTTGTttggggaggtggaggaggtcgCAGCTGAGCTGAAGGGACCCAACCCCTGCGTGACGGAGGCTGACGAGGAGGGATGGATGCTCGTCAATCTACCCG AAGAGTCTGACAGCATGATTCAGGCAGAGGATGAGACGGGAGCTCCGCTAATTGCACAATCATCCCCCGACAGTAACCTATCACATCATCAAGACACACATGCAAGGACTGAATTCCCCATTCCCCACCCGCCTAACAAGCGCCGTAGGACACATAAAGGTCAGGCACGAATTGCAATAGCAACATCAGACCCCCTGTCTTGCCCTAGCGCTAGCCCATCAGACTTGGGTGCCATTACACCCGTGACCCTGCCAAGGCGGGCCAGACTGTCCATGCCCTCCTCCACCCCGTCGATGTCCCCTGGCTCTGGGAGTGAGTGTGGGGGCAGTGGGGGTAGCAGTAGGGCAGGCTCAGAGAGAGGCTGCATGGATGAGAGCTGGTTTGTCACCCCTCCCCCCTGTTTCACTGCAGAGGGAGCTACAGCAGAGGCCAGCCCGATGGAGGACCTGCTCATCGAGCACCCCAGCATGTCTGTGTACGTCTCGCCAAACAACTTTTCCATGGTGTCCAACAGCAACCTGTCTGTGGTGGGAGAGGAAAGCATTGTCAGCCCGGCGAGCAGCATGAG AGTGACTGAACCAGCTGCTGCCCCCGCCACCCGCAGCACTATCCCCACCAGGGTGAGCCGTGGAGCAGCTGCCCAGGCCGGAGCCCTGGCCAAGGTCACCCAAGTGGCCAGGGTCCAGCGTGGCAAAGCTCGCATCGAGAGGCGTCATCTGGGCCGCAACCGCATCCAACGCCAAAACCGCACCAGGGAGCAGGTCCCTCGCCACGCAGCGCACGCCAGAAACACCTTTCTTCACCAGCCCAGCAAGCGTAACGTCTGCCACTAA
- the tp53inp2 gene encoding tumor protein p53-inducible nuclear protein 2 isoform X4 has protein sequence MFQRLSNLLFGEVEEVAAELKGPNPCVTEADEEGWMLVNLPESDSMIQAEDETGAPLIAQSSPDSNLSHHQDTHARTEFPIPHPPNKRRRTHKGQARIAIATSDPLSCPSASPSDLGAITPVTLPRRARLSMPSSTPSMSPGSGSECGGSGGSSRAGSERGCMDESWFVTPPPCFTAEGATAEASPMEDLLIEHPSMSVYVSPNNFSMVSNSNLSVVGEESIVSPASSMRVTEPAAAPATRSTIPTRVSRGAAAQAGALAKVTQVARVQRGKARIERRHLGRNRIQRQNRTREQVPRHAAHARNTFLHQPSKRNVCH, from the exons ATGTTTCAACGTCTGAGCAACCTGTTGTttggggaggtggaggaggtcgCAGCTGAGCTGAAGGGACCCAACCCCTGCGTGACGGAGGCTGACGAGGAGGGATGGATGCTCGTCAATCTACCCG AGTCTGACAGCATGATTCAGGCAGAGGATGAGACGGGAGCTCCGCTAATTGCACAATCATCCCCCGACAGTAACCTATCACATCATCAAGACACACATGCAAGGACTGAATTCCCCATTCCCCACCCGCCTAACAAGCGCCGTAGGACACATAAAGGTCAGGCACGAATTGCAATAGCAACATCAGACCCCCTGTCTTGCCCTAGCGCTAGCCCATCAGACTTGGGTGCCATTACACCCGTGACCCTGCCAAGGCGGGCCAGACTGTCCATGCCCTCCTCCACCCCGTCGATGTCCCCTGGCTCTGGGAGTGAGTGTGGGGGCAGTGGGGGTAGCAGTAGGGCAGGCTCAGAGAGAGGCTGCATGGATGAGAGCTGGTTTGTCACCCCTCCCCCCTGTTTCACTGCAGAGGGAGCTACAGCAGAGGCCAGCCCGATGGAGGACCTGCTCATCGAGCACCCCAGCATGTCTGTGTACGTCTCGCCAAACAACTTTTCCATGGTGTCCAACAGCAACCTGTCTGTGGTGGGAGAGGAAAGCATTGTCAGCCCGGCGAGCAGCATGAG AGTGACTGAACCAGCTGCTGCCCCCGCCACCCGCAGCACTATCCCCACCAGGGTGAGCCGTGGAGCAGCTGCCCAGGCCGGAGCCCTGGCCAAGGTCACCCAAGTGGCCAGGGTCCAGCGTGGCAAAGCTCGCATCGAGAGGCGTCATCTGGGCCGCAACCGCATCCAACGCCAAAACCGCACCAGGGAGCAGGTCCCTCGCCACGCAGCGCACGCCAGAAACACCTTTCTTCACCAGCCCAGCAAGCGTAACGTCTGCCACTAA